GAGCACGACGAACACGAGCATTCCGTAAAGCCCCGCGCCGACGCCACCGAAGATGATCTCGCCGAGCTGGATGTTGAACAACGGCACGAAACCACCGAGCGCTGTGAACGAATCGTGCATTGAGTTGACCGCGCCACAAGACGCGTCGGTGGTGATCGTGGCGAAAAGGGCGGAGTTGAAGATGCCGAAACGCACTTCCTTGCCTTCCATGTTGCCATCGGCGGCGGCGATGCCGAGTTGCTGATGAATTGGATTGCCCTTCGCCTCAGCCCACCAGCAAAGCAGCAAGCCCGCCAGGAACAACGTGGCCATCGCGCTCCACACCGCCCAGCCGTGCTTCTGATTTTTCACCATCCGGCCCAGGTAATACGTCAACCCACTGCCGATGCTGAAGATGGAAAGCATCTGGAGAAAGTTCGACAATGGCGTTGGGTTCTCGAACGGATGCGCGGCGTTGGCGTTCGCGTAACCGCCGCCGTTCGTGCCGAGCATCTTGATGGCGACCTGCGACGCCATCGGCCCTTGAACGATGAGTTGTTCGTCTACGGTCTGTTTCTCCATGACTGCCTTGCCGTCAGCACCGAGAACGGTTTCGCCTTTGTCATTCTTCTTCTCGACCGAAATCTTGTACGGCTCGACGAGCCTGGCTTTCGTGTACGGCTTGAAATTCTGAATCATGCCTTGCGACACGAGCACGACGGCGAAAACCACACAGATGGGCAGCAGCAGGTAGTAGGTAACGCGCACGAGGTCCACCCAGAAATTGCCGATGGTCTTGACTGAATGCCGCGCGATACCTCGCACCAGCGCCGCCGCAATGGCGATGCCGGTTGCGGCGGAAACGAAGTTGTGAAATGCCAACCCGACCATCTGCGAGAAATACGACATGGTGGTTTCGCCGACATAGCTCTGCCAGTTCGTGTTGGTCGTGAAACTGACGGCGGTGTTGAAAGCGAGATGCTCGCTGAGCGGGCCAAGGCCCTGCGGATTCAGCGGGAGCAAATGTTGCAGCCGCAGAATCGCGTAAGTAAAAAGACAACTCACCATACTGAAGAGCAACATGGCGAAGGTGTACTGTTTCCAATCGTGCTCCTTGTCCGCTTTGACCCCCATCAGCCGATAGGTGAAGCGTTC
This genomic stretch from Candidatus Angelobacter sp. harbors:
- the kdpA gene encoding potassium-transporting ATPase subunit KdpA, with the protein product MQTSGWLQLGLFIVALVAITRPMGLFLVRVLDANGKTWFDPVLRPLERFTYRLMGVKADKEHDWKQYTFAMLLFSMVSCLFTYAILRLQHLLPLNPQGLGPLSEHLAFNTAVSFTTNTNWQSYVGETTMSYFSQMVGLAFHNFVSAATGIAIAAALVRGIARHSVKTIGNFWVDLVRVTYYLLLPICVVFAVVLVSQGMIQNFKPYTKARLVEPYKISVEKKNDKGETVLGADGKAVMEKQTVDEQLIVQGPMASQVAIKMLGTNGGGYANANAAHPFENPTPLSNFLQMLSIFSIGSGLTYYLGRMVKNQKHGWAVWSAMATLFLAGLLLCWWAEAKGNPIHQQLGIAAADGNMEGKEVRFGIFNSALFATITTDASCGAVNSMHDSFTALGGFVPLFNIQLGEIIFGGVGAGLYGMLVFVVLAVFIAGLMVGRTPEYLGKKIQSYEVKMAMLALLILAIDVLGFSAWGVVSDWGKAGLNNQGPHGLSEILYAFTSGTGNNGSAFAGLTANTPWYNITLGIAMLIGRFLMIIPIMAMAGSLAQKKIAPPSSGTFPVSGGTFVVLLLGTILLVGALNFLPALTLGPVVEHFLNFQGRLF